The following proteins come from a genomic window of Achromobacter deleyi:
- a CDS encoding ABC transporter permease has product MSKSFKPGSASLRFWQLLLLVVILGVWHFASRDSKVAFFFGEPLKVWGRIWAWFVTNADIYTHLWVTLTETVLAFFIGTIAGLGFGLWLGLSPRASAILDPYIKAANSMPRVILAPIFGMWFGLGIWSKVALAVTLVFFIVFFNVYQGVREVSPTLLDNARMLGARRRQLLRHVYLPSATSWVFSSLHTSVGLAFVGAVVGEYLGSASGVGYLILQAEGTFDVNTVFAGIVVLTAFALVLDYIVGIGEKRLMKWQPKSGETEKL; this is encoded by the coding sequence ATGTCCAAGTCGTTCAAACCGGGTTCCGCCAGCCTGCGCTTCTGGCAGTTGCTGCTGCTCGTCGTCATCCTGGGCGTGTGGCACTTCGCCTCGCGCGATTCCAAGGTGGCGTTCTTCTTTGGCGAACCCCTCAAGGTGTGGGGCCGCATCTGGGCCTGGTTCGTCACCAACGCCGACATCTACACCCACCTGTGGGTCACGCTGACCGAAACGGTGCTGGCCTTCTTCATCGGCACCATCGCCGGGCTGGGTTTCGGCCTGTGGCTGGGGCTGTCGCCGCGCGCCAGCGCGATTCTCGACCCCTACATCAAGGCGGCCAACTCGATGCCGCGCGTGATCCTGGCGCCGATCTTCGGCATGTGGTTCGGGCTCGGCATCTGGTCCAAGGTGGCGCTGGCGGTGACGCTGGTGTTCTTCATCGTCTTCTTCAACGTCTACCAGGGCGTGCGCGAGGTCAGCCCGACGCTGCTCGACAACGCCCGCATGCTGGGCGCGCGCCGGCGCCAGCTGCTGCGCCACGTCTACCTGCCGTCGGCCACCAGCTGGGTGTTCTCCAGCCTGCACACCTCGGTGGGCCTGGCCTTCGTCGGCGCGGTGGTGGGCGAATACCTGGGTTCGGCCAGCGGCGTCGGCTACCTGATCCTGCAGGCCGAGGGCACCTTCGACGTCAACACCGTGTTCGCCGGCATCGTGGTGCTGACCGCATTCGCGCTGGTGCTCGACTACATCGTCGGGATCGGCGAGAAGCGCCTGATGAAGTGGCAGCCCAAGTCGGGCGAGACCGAGAAGCTCTAG
- a CDS encoding CaiB/BaiF CoA transferase family protein: MSALTGLKVLELGTLIAGPFAARIFGEFGADVIKVETPHGPDGTGGGDPIRSWRHLHEGNSLWWTVQARNKQSIALNLKHPEAREIARKLALDADVVVENYRPGVLEKWGLGFEQLRAINPALIMVRLSGYGQTGPMKDQPGFGAIGESMGGLRYVSGHPDRPPLRVGISIGDSIAALHGVIGAMMALRHRDATGGRWNGRQGEACRAGQGQMVDVALYEAVFNMMESLVPEYDVAGVVRERTGGALPGIVPSNTYTTRDGQNIVIAGNGDAIFHRLMLAIGRDDLASDPDLVRNDGRARRVAEIDGAIQQWCDGRGIDEALNTLKAADVPVGKIYSVADMFTDPQFLARRMIEQHQFADGSPVKLPAVVPKLSETPGGTRWIGPSLGEHTEEVLKSLGYDSAAIDKLAQTGAIGIPAPKETTHVSHTS, encoded by the coding sequence ATGTCAGCCCTGACCGGCCTGAAGGTCCTGGAACTCGGCACGCTCATCGCCGGCCCGTTCGCCGCCCGCATCTTTGGTGAATTCGGCGCCGACGTCATCAAGGTGGAAACGCCGCACGGCCCCGACGGGACCGGCGGCGGCGACCCCATCCGCAGCTGGCGCCACCTGCACGAAGGCAATTCGCTGTGGTGGACGGTGCAGGCCCGCAACAAGCAATCCATCGCCCTCAACCTCAAGCACCCCGAAGCCCGCGAGATCGCCCGCAAGCTGGCGCTGGACGCCGACGTGGTGGTCGAGAACTACCGCCCCGGCGTGCTGGAAAAATGGGGGCTGGGCTTCGAGCAGCTGCGCGCCATCAACCCCGCGCTGATCATGGTGCGCCTGTCCGGCTACGGCCAGACCGGCCCGATGAAGGACCAGCCGGGTTTCGGCGCGATCGGTGAATCGATGGGCGGCCTGCGCTACGTGTCGGGCCATCCCGACCGGCCGCCGCTGCGGGTCGGCATCTCGATCGGCGATTCGATCGCCGCGCTGCACGGCGTGATCGGCGCCATGATGGCGCTGCGCCACCGCGACGCCACCGGCGGCCGCTGGAACGGCCGGCAGGGCGAGGCGTGCAGGGCGGGGCAGGGCCAGATGGTCGACGTCGCCCTGTACGAGGCGGTGTTCAACATGATGGAAAGCCTGGTGCCCGAATACGACGTGGCCGGCGTGGTGCGCGAGCGCACCGGCGGCGCGCTGCCCGGCATCGTGCCGTCCAACACCTATACGACGCGCGATGGCCAGAACATCGTCATCGCCGGCAATGGCGACGCGATCTTCCACCGCCTGATGCTGGCCATCGGCCGCGACGACCTGGCCTCGGACCCGGACCTGGTGCGCAACGATGGCCGCGCCCGCCGGGTCGCCGAGATCGACGGCGCCATCCAGCAGTGGTGCGACGGCCGCGGCATCGACGAGGCGCTCAACACCCTGAAGGCGGCCGACGTGCCGGTTGGCAAGATCTACAGCGTGGCCGACATGTTCACCGACCCGCAGTTCCTGGCGCGCCGCATGATCGAGCAGCACCAGTTCGCCGACGGCAGCCCGGTCAAGCTGCCGGCGGTGGTTCCCAAACTCTCGGAAACCCCGGGCGGCACCCGCTGGATCGGTCCGTCATTAGGGGAACATACCGAGGAAGTCCTGAAATCGCTGGGGTATGATTCAGCGGCTATCGACAAGCTGGCGCAGACCGGCGCTATCGGTATCCCCGCACCCAAGGAGACAACACATGTCAGTCACACGTCGTGA
- a CDS encoding ATP-binding protein, translated as MNAPTQSHPPVTLANCDSEPIHVPGAIQPLGALLAFDAAGVLRYASENAPQVLGMPLALGSPCAPAALPPGLAHILPAWLAGTDPVFDPLAIALGEHTYDVIAHRNADGLTLIELERRGDDPGIADPARIYRGIERIRSQRDIAGLLDRTVQEVQRATGFDRVMAYRFHPDDSGEIVAERRGDPALQDWIGRRYPAGDIPAQARRLYTVNTLRQIADGQYRPVRVLGQDGQDGPPLDMSFSVLRSVSPIHLEYMANMGVRASMSLSLVIGGRLWGMIACHHHCPRLIPYSARLACEALAQVLSAALANIEGSERAEQARRSAALVSRLAERVSASENVHQALSGGPDTPASLVPNDAALCLWGNSVTVFGGIAPRGELAGILCALDQSGQRLVHSDNIARDYPGLQTDLVPYAGLLACKFDPMNNGWLIWLRREQIETVVWGGKPEKQYAVGNLGPRLTPRGSFEAWREVTRDTSAPWLPAELEAADNLRDELSHIATSRAADVDRARTALLAMLGHDLRDPLQSISMAATLLSKTDSGARMGERIRYSSGRMQRLISQVLDLSRLQGGMGLGIEKRECQLSELLTGLIEEKRQAYPGLRIEPEVDPGLTLMADTDRIAQVVTNLMSNARQHGAPRMPIRVAAARVGDTIELTVTNHGAPIPDDVMAHLFSPFKPESLGHSRNRTGLGLGLYIANQVVRDHDGDIAVACRDGLVIFTVTLPRGLPAPQTP; from the coding sequence ATGAATGCGCCGACCCAGTCCCACCCGCCCGTCACCCTCGCCAACTGCGATAGCGAACCGATCCATGTACCGGGCGCGATCCAGCCGCTGGGCGCGCTGCTCGCGTTCGACGCCGCGGGGGTGCTGCGCTACGCCAGCGAAAACGCGCCGCAGGTGCTGGGCATGCCGCTGGCACTGGGTTCCCCCTGCGCGCCGGCCGCGTTGCCGCCGGGGCTAGCGCACATCCTGCCGGCCTGGCTGGCCGGCACCGACCCCGTCTTCGACCCGCTCGCCATCGCGCTGGGCGAGCACACCTACGACGTCATCGCCCATCGCAACGCCGACGGCCTGACGCTGATCGAACTCGAACGCCGCGGCGACGATCCCGGCATCGCCGACCCCGCCCGCATCTACCGCGGCATCGAACGCATCCGCTCGCAGCGCGACATCGCCGGCCTGCTGGACCGCACGGTGCAGGAAGTGCAGCGCGCCACCGGCTTCGACCGCGTGATGGCCTACCGCTTCCATCCCGACGACAGCGGCGAGATCGTGGCCGAACGGCGCGGCGATCCGGCGCTGCAGGACTGGATCGGACGGCGCTATCCGGCCGGCGACATCCCGGCGCAGGCGCGCCGCCTGTACACCGTGAACACGTTGCGCCAGATCGCCGACGGCCAGTACCGGCCGGTGCGCGTGCTGGGCCAGGATGGCCAGGACGGCCCGCCGCTGGACATGAGCTTTTCGGTGCTGCGCAGCGTGTCGCCGATCCATCTCGAGTACATGGCCAACATGGGCGTGCGCGCCTCGATGAGCCTGTCGCTGGTGATCGGCGGCCGGCTGTGGGGCATGATCGCCTGCCATCACCATTGCCCGCGCCTGATCCCCTATTCCGCCCGCCTGGCCTGCGAGGCGCTGGCGCAGGTGCTGTCGGCGGCGCTGGCCAACATCGAAGGCAGCGAACGCGCCGAGCAGGCGCGCCGCAGCGCCGCGCTGGTGAGCCGGCTGGCCGAGCGCGTGTCCGCGTCCGAGAACGTGCACCAGGCCCTGTCGGGCGGCCCCGACACCCCCGCCTCGCTGGTTCCCAACGACGCCGCGCTGTGCCTGTGGGGCAACAGCGTGACGGTGTTCGGCGGCATCGCGCCGCGCGGCGAGCTGGCGGGCATCCTGTGCGCGCTGGACCAGAGCGGCCAGCGGCTGGTCCACAGCGACAACATCGCGCGCGACTACCCCGGCCTGCAAACCGACCTGGTGCCCTACGCCGGCCTGCTGGCCTGCAAGTTCGATCCGATGAACAACGGCTGGCTGATCTGGCTGCGACGTGAACAGATCGAAACCGTGGTCTGGGGCGGCAAGCCGGAAAAGCAGTACGCCGTGGGCAACCTCGGCCCGCGCCTGACGCCGCGCGGCTCGTTCGAGGCCTGGCGCGAAGTCACGCGCGACACCAGCGCGCCGTGGCTGCCGGCCGAGCTGGAGGCGGCCGACAACCTGCGCGACGAACTCTCGCACATCGCCACCAGCCGCGCCGCCGACGTCGACCGCGCCCGCACCGCGCTGCTGGCCATGCTCGGCCACGACCTGCGCGACCCGTTGCAGTCGATCTCGATGGCCGCCACGCTGCTGTCCAAGACCGATTCCGGCGCCCGCATGGGCGAGCGCATCCGCTATTCGAGCGGGCGCATGCAGAGACTGATCTCGCAGGTGCTGGACCTGTCGCGGCTGCAGGGCGGCATGGGCCTGGGCATCGAGAAGCGCGAATGCCAGCTGTCGGAACTGCTGACCGGCCTGATCGAGGAAAAGCGCCAGGCCTACCCGGGCCTGCGCATCGAGCCCGAGGTGGACCCCGGGCTGACGCTGATGGCCGACACCGACCGCATCGCCCAGGTGGTCACCAACCTGATGAGCAACGCGCGCCAGCATGGCGCGCCGCGCATGCCGATCCGCGTCGCCGCCGCGCGCGTGGGCGACACGATCGAACTGACCGTGACCAACCACGGCGCGCCGATTCCCGACGACGTCATGGCGCACCTGTTCTCGCCATTCAAGCCGGAATCGCTGGGCCACTCGCGCAACCGCACCGGCCTGGGGCTGGGCCTGTATATTGCCAACCAGGTGGTGCGCGACCACGATGGCGACATCGCCGTCGCCTGCCGCGATGGCCTGGTCATCTTCACCGTTACCCTGCCGCGCGGCCTGCCCGCGCCGCAAACACCCTGA
- the tal gene encoding transaldolase, protein MSSQLDALRNHTTVVADTGDFEAMKALRPTDATTNPSLILKAVQQDAYRPLLEKTARDHRGAPTAELMDRLLVAFGRAILDIVPGRVSTEVDARLSFDTRATIERARALIALYEAAGVPRERVLIKIASTWEGIQAARALQAEGVRCNLTLLFSLPQAVACADAQVQLISPFVGRIYDWHKKAAGANWVDADHAGARDPGVQSVTRIYQYYKRFGIATEIMGASFRNVGQILALSGCDLLTISPELLTQLSQTEGDAPAQLRADTAGGDIARIASDEVAFRTQLNDDAMASDKLAEGIRAFVADAIKLDALIEAQRG, encoded by the coding sequence ATGTCCAGCCAACTTGACGCCCTGCGCAATCACACCACCGTTGTCGCCGACACGGGCGATTTCGAAGCGATGAAGGCGCTGCGTCCCACCGACGCCACCACCAATCCGTCCCTTATTCTCAAGGCCGTCCAGCAGGACGCCTACCGCCCCCTGCTCGAAAAGACCGCCCGCGACCACCGCGGCGCCCCCACGGCCGAACTGATGGACCGGCTGCTGGTGGCCTTCGGCCGCGCCATCCTGGACATCGTGCCGGGCCGGGTATCGACCGAAGTCGACGCGCGCCTGTCGTTCGACACGCGCGCCACCATCGAACGCGCCCGCGCCCTGATCGCCCTGTATGAAGCCGCCGGCGTGCCGCGCGAGCGCGTGCTGATCAAGATCGCCTCGACCTGGGAAGGCATCCAGGCCGCCCGCGCGCTGCAGGCCGAGGGCGTGCGCTGCAACCTGACGCTGCTGTTCTCCTTGCCACAGGCGGTGGCCTGCGCCGACGCCCAGGTGCAATTGATCTCGCCGTTCGTCGGCCGCATCTACGACTGGCACAAGAAGGCCGCCGGCGCCAATTGGGTCGACGCCGACCACGCCGGCGCGCGCGATCCCGGCGTGCAGTCGGTGACCCGCATCTATCAGTACTACAAGCGTTTCGGCATCGCCACCGAGATCATGGGCGCGAGCTTTCGCAACGTCGGCCAGATCCTGGCGCTGTCGGGCTGCGACCTGCTGACCATCAGCCCCGAGCTGCTGACCCAGCTGTCGCAGACCGAGGGCGACGCCCCGGCGCAACTGCGCGCCGACACGGCGGGCGGCGACATCGCCCGCATCGCCTCGGACGAAGTGGCGTTCCGCACCCAGCTCAACGACGACGCCATGGCCAGCGACAAGCTGGCCGAAGGCATCCGTGCCTTCGTCGCCGACGCCATCAAGCTGGACGCGCTGATCGAGGCGCAACGCGGCTGA
- the carA gene encoding glutamine-hydrolyzing carbamoyl-phosphate synthase small subunit, producing the protein MLPQLFPEGINRFPPAILALADGTIFRGVSIGAPGHTVAEVVFNTAMTGYQEILTDPSYSGQIVTLTYPHIGNTGVNAEDVEANRVYAAGLVVRDCPARVSNFRSTQSLPEYLSEQGIVAISGIDTRKLTRILREKGAQGACIFVGSDADRAVELARGFAGMAGQDLAKVVSIKASATWTEGTWQLGEGYTQPDQSRFHVVAYDFGIKSNILRLLADRGCRLTLVPAETSAEEVLKLNPDGVFLSNGPGDPEPCDYAIDATRVFLDKKLPVFGICLGHQIMGLAVGGKTLKMKTGHHGANHPVQDLASKRVFITSQNHGFAVDAASLPANARVTHVSLFDGTLQGFELTDRPAFCFQGHPEASPGPHDILELFDKFISLMSGQK; encoded by the coding sequence GTGCTGCCGCAACTCTTTCCCGAGGGGATCAACCGCTTCCCTCCTGCAATTCTGGCTCTGGCGGACGGTACCATTTTTCGAGGCGTGTCGATCGGTGCGCCTGGGCATACCGTTGCCGAAGTGGTGTTCAACACCGCGATGACCGGGTACCAGGAAATTCTCACCGATCCGAGCTATAGCGGCCAGATCGTCACGCTGACCTATCCGCATATCGGCAACACCGGCGTCAACGCCGAGGACGTCGAAGCCAATCGTGTCTACGCCGCCGGCCTGGTGGTGCGCGACTGTCCCGCCCGCGTGTCGAACTTCCGTTCCACGCAATCGCTGCCCGAGTACCTGTCCGAGCAGGGCATCGTTGCCATTTCCGGCATCGACACCCGCAAGCTGACCCGCATCCTGCGTGAAAAGGGCGCCCAGGGCGCCTGCATCTTCGTCGGTTCGGATGCCGACCGCGCCGTCGAACTGGCCCGCGGCTTCGCCGGCATGGCCGGCCAGGACCTGGCCAAGGTCGTGTCCATCAAGGCCAGCGCCACCTGGACCGAAGGCACCTGGCAACTGGGCGAAGGCTACACCCAGCCCGACCAGTCCAGGTTCCACGTCGTCGCCTACGACTTCGGCATCAAGTCCAACATCCTGCGCCTGCTGGCCGATCGCGGCTGCCGCCTGACGCTGGTGCCGGCCGAGACCAGCGCCGAGGAAGTCCTCAAGCTCAATCCCGACGGCGTGTTCCTGTCCAACGGCCCCGGCGACCCCGAGCCCTGCGACTACGCCATCGACGCCACCCGCGTGTTCCTGGACAAGAAGCTGCCGGTGTTCGGCATCTGCCTGGGCCACCAGATCATGGGCCTGGCCGTTGGCGGCAAGACGCTCAAGATGAAGACCGGCCACCACGGCGCCAACCACCCGGTGCAGGACCTGGCGTCCAAGCGCGTCTTCATCACCAGCCAGAACCACGGGTTCGCGGTCGACGCGGCCAGCCTGCCGGCCAATGCGCGCGTCACGCACGTCTCGCTGTTCGACGGCACGCTGCAGGGTTTCGAGCTCACCGACCGTCCGGCCTTCTGCTTCCAGGGCCACCCCGAAGCCAGCCCCGGTCCGCACGACATCCTGGAGCTGTTCGACAAGTTCATCAGCCTGATGTCCGGCCAAAAGTAA
- a CDS encoding ABC transporter ATP-binding protein has protein sequence MADAALSLENISCTFVSRDDRSQRYTAVSDTSLAIAPGEFVSVVGPTGCGKSTLLNVSAGLLSPSSGQVKVFGQPLSGINARAGYMFQGEALLPWRSALDNVVAGLDFAGVPRAEALERGRDWMRRVGLGGFESRYPHQMSGGMRKRAMLAQTLIRDPDIILMDEPFSALDIQTRQLMENEVLDLWMAKRKAVLFITHDLDEAIAMSDRVVVLSAGPGTHPIGEFVIDLPRPRDVAEVRNNLRFVELHAAIWAVLREEVLKGYAQQQKRA, from the coding sequence ATGGCTGACGCCGCGCTATCGCTGGAAAACATCAGCTGCACCTTTGTCTCCCGCGACGACCGCTCGCAGCGCTACACCGCCGTCAGCGACACCAGCCTGGCCATCGCGCCGGGCGAGTTCGTGTCGGTGGTGGGCCCGACGGGCTGCGGCAAGTCCACCCTGCTCAACGTCAGCGCCGGCCTGCTGTCGCCGTCGTCGGGCCAGGTGAAAGTGTTCGGCCAGCCGCTGTCGGGCATCAATGCGCGCGCCGGCTACATGTTCCAGGGCGAGGCGCTCTTGCCCTGGCGCAGCGCGCTCGACAACGTGGTGGCCGGGCTCGATTTCGCCGGCGTGCCGCGCGCCGAAGCGCTCGAGCGCGGCCGCGACTGGATGCGCCGCGTCGGCCTGGGCGGCTTCGAAAGCCGCTATCCGCACCAGATGTCGGGCGGCATGCGCAAGCGCGCCATGCTGGCGCAGACGCTGATCCGCGACCCCGACATCATCCTGATGGACGAGCCGTTCTCGGCGCTCGACATCCAGACGCGCCAGCTGATGGAAAACGAGGTGCTGGACCTGTGGATGGCCAAGCGCAAGGCGGTGTTGTTCATCACCCATGACCTGGACGAAGCCATCGCCATGAGCGACCGCGTGGTGGTGCTGTCGGCCGGGCCGGGCACGCATCCCATCGGCGAGTTCGTCATCGACCTGCCGCGTCCGCGCGACGTGGCCGAAGTGCGCAACAACCTGCGTTTCGTCGAATTGCACGCGGCCATCTGGGCGGTGTTGCGCGAGGAAGTGCTCAAGGGCTATGCCCAACAACAGAAGCGGGCCTGA
- a CDS encoding biliverdin-producing heme oxygenase — MISPVHQVLRDGTRERHDTLDQGLALADGDVSPARYLAYLRALLGWLEPVERRLWQLDWPAGLQAAARAGKSALIRADLRTAGDAAPVPECPDAPAPQAADAYALGVAYVVEGSQLGGRFLAKRLEDVAPPLPLAYLRGYGEDTGTLWKGFLLHLDSAARGQEAQALQGARDAFDSLTVWLRAHGALIHPDAPAPQGGKA, encoded by the coding sequence ATGATTTCTCCCGTACACCAGGTGCTGCGCGACGGCACCCGCGAACGCCACGACACCCTGGACCAGGGACTGGCGCTGGCCGATGGCGACGTCAGCCCGGCCCGCTACCTGGCCTATCTGCGCGCCTTGCTGGGATGGCTGGAGCCGGTCGAACGGCGGCTGTGGCAACTGGACTGGCCGGCCGGCTTGCAGGCCGCGGCCCGCGCCGGCAAGAGCGCCCTGATCCGCGCCGACCTGCGCACCGCGGGTGACGCCGCCCCCGTGCCCGAATGCCCCGATGCGCCCGCGCCACAGGCCGCCGACGCCTACGCGCTGGGCGTGGCCTATGTGGTCGAGGGATCGCAACTGGGCGGGCGTTTCCTGGCCAAGCGCCTGGAAGACGTCGCGCCGCCCCTGCCGCTTGCTTATCTGCGAGGGTATGGCGAGGACACGGGCACGCTGTGGAAGGGTTTCCTGCTGCATCTGGACAGCGCGGCCCGGGGCCAGGAAGCGCAGGCGCTGCAAGGCGCGCGCGATGCGTTCGACAGCCTCACCGTCTGGCTGCGGGCGCACGGCGCCCTGATCCACCCGGACGCGCCGGCCCCGCAGGGCGGCAAGGCCTAG
- the recR gene encoding recombination mediator RecR translates to MDPLLPEPEPLVSLIEALRRLPGVGVRSARRMAYHLLQHDPQGADMLGRALAGAVRDLRHCSRCNSFAEEDVCATCANPKRDPSLLCIVETPADQNMIESSHGYRGLYYVLMGRVAPLEGIGPRELDFDRVIRRATDGVVQEVILATNFTAEGETTAHFLGEALGERGLRVTRLARGVPAGSELEYVDAGTIAWALMERKTT, encoded by the coding sequence ATGGATCCTCTACTGCCTGAACCCGAACCGCTGGTCTCGCTGATCGAGGCGCTGCGGCGCCTGCCCGGCGTGGGTGTGCGTTCCGCGCGGCGCATGGCCTATCACCTGTTGCAGCACGACCCCCAGGGCGCCGACATGCTCGGCCGCGCGCTGGCCGGGGCGGTGCGCGACCTGCGCCACTGCTCGCGTTGCAACAGCTTCGCCGAAGAGGACGTGTGCGCCACCTGCGCCAATCCCAAGCGCGATCCTTCCCTGCTGTGCATCGTCGAGACGCCGGCCGACCAGAACATGATCGAGTCCAGCCACGGCTATCGCGGGCTGTACTACGTGCTGATGGGACGGGTGGCGCCGCTCGAGGGCATCGGCCCGCGCGAGCTGGATTTCGACCGCGTCATCCGCCGCGCCACCGACGGCGTGGTGCAGGAGGTCATCCTGGCCACCAACTTCACCGCCGAAGGCGAGACCACCGCGCATTTCCTGGGCGAGGCCCTGGGCGAACGCGGCCTGCGGGTCACGCGCCTGGCGCGCGGCGTGCCGGCCGGCAGCGAGCTGGAATACGTCGACGCCGGCACCATCGCCTGGGCGCTGATGGAGCGCAAGACCACCTGA
- a CDS encoding carboxymuconolactone decarboxylase family protein codes for MARLPYADLSHPEARPLVDRIVAERGSVLHLYQMLLHSPAVAGGWLNYLTSIRQLSTLPGDIRELVIMRVAAINGAPYEADQHAPIALKEGLSQAQLDALPEWEASTLFSERERAVLAYTDAMTRQVQVPEPVFQAARAAMGSEKLIVELTATVAAYNMVSRFLEALQVHSHDHR; via the coding sequence ATGGCGCGTCTTCCCTACGCCGACCTGTCTCATCCCGAAGCGCGACCCCTGGTCGACCGTATCGTCGCCGAGCGCGGCAGCGTGCTGCACCTCTACCAGATGCTGCTGCACAGCCCGGCGGTGGCGGGCGGCTGGCTCAATTACCTGACGTCCATCCGCCAGCTGTCCACCCTGCCGGGCGATATTCGCGAACTTGTGATCATGCGGGTGGCGGCCATCAACGGCGCGCCCTACGAGGCCGACCAGCACGCGCCGATCGCGCTGAAGGAGGGCCTGTCGCAAGCCCAGCTGGATGCCCTGCCCGAGTGGGAGGCGTCGACCCTTTTCAGCGAGCGCGAGCGCGCGGTGCTGGCCTACACCGACGCCATGACGCGCCAGGTGCAGGTGCCGGAGCCGGTGTTCCAGGCGGCGCGCGCCGCCATGGGGTCGGAAAAGCTGATCGTCGAACTGACCGCCACCGTTGCCGCCTACAACATGGTGTCGCGCTTCCTGGAAGCGCTGCAGGTGCATTCGCACGACCACCGCTGA
- a CDS encoding ABC transporter substrate-binding protein, with translation MSVTRRDLLKMAGAAGVMGMAPAIVRAQKLEKTKVQIAVGGKPLIYYLPLSIAEARGYFKDEGLDVSIADFAGGSKALQAVVGGSADVVSGAFEHTLAMQSKGQAYRAFVLQGRAPMIGVGVSKKNLPNYKGPADLKGKKIGVTAPGSSTNMVVSFFLAKHGLKASDVSIIGVGAGAGAVTALRSGQIDAISNTDPVVSMLEMPGDIQIIVDTRTLKDTQDIFGGNMPAGCLYAPQAFVDANPNTVQALTNAMVRADKWIQKAGPDEIAKVVPETYLLGDPAVYKAAIGKSLEGLSPDGMIPEDGAATALKALAAYQADFDGAKIDPSKVWTNDFARRANEKYPNG, from the coding sequence ATGTCAGTCACACGTCGTGATCTGCTCAAGATGGCCGGCGCCGCCGGCGTCATGGGCATGGCCCCCGCCATCGTGCGCGCCCAGAAGCTGGAAAAGACCAAGGTCCAGATCGCCGTGGGCGGCAAGCCCCTGATCTACTACCTGCCGCTGTCCATCGCCGAGGCCCGCGGTTATTTCAAGGACGAGGGCCTGGACGTCTCCATCGCCGACTTCGCCGGTGGTTCCAAGGCCCTGCAGGCCGTGGTGGGCGGCAGCGCCGACGTGGTCTCGGGCGCTTTCGAGCACACGCTGGCCATGCAATCGAAGGGCCAGGCCTACCGCGCCTTCGTGCTGCAGGGCCGCGCGCCGATGATCGGCGTGGGCGTGTCCAAGAAGAACCTGCCCAACTACAAGGGCCCCGCCGACCTCAAGGGCAAGAAGATCGGCGTGACCGCGCCGGGCTCGTCCACCAACATGGTGGTCAGCTTCTTCCTGGCCAAGCACGGCCTGAAGGCTTCCGACGTTTCCATCATCGGCGTGGGCGCCGGCGCCGGCGCGGTGACCGCGTTGCGCAGCGGCCAGATCGACGCCATCTCCAACACCGACCCCGTGGTGTCGATGCTGGAAATGCCGGGCGACATCCAGATCATCGTCGACACCCGTACGCTCAAGGACACCCAGGACATCTTCGGCGGCAACATGCCGGCCGGCTGCCTGTACGCGCCGCAGGCGTTCGTCGACGCCAACCCCAACACCGTGCAGGCGCTGACCAACGCCATGGTGCGCGCCGACAAGTGGATCCAGAAGGCCGGCCCGGACGAGATCGCCAAGGTCGTGCCCGAGACCTACCTGCTGGGCGACCCGGCCGTGTACAAGGCCGCCATCGGCAAGAGCCTGGAAGGCCTGTCGCCCGACGGCATGATCCCCGAGGACGGCGCCGCCACCGCGCTCAAGGCCCTGGCCGCCTACCAGGCGGATTTCGACGGCGCCAAGATCGACCCGTCCAAGGTCTGGACCAACGACTTCGCCCGCCGCGCCAACGAGAAGTATCCCAATGGCTGA
- a CDS encoding response regulator, whose translation MNDARTLRVLLVDDNEMGSELLAEFLAMSGLETRCAGTGEDALAQAASFDPQAVLVDILLPDMDGYELARQLRRRNAASRIYALSGLARHERHEDAASLFDGWIEKPADPDALLTVLRQAG comes from the coding sequence TTGAACGATGCGCGCACGTTACGCGTCCTGCTGGTCGACGACAACGAAATGGGCTCGGAACTGCTGGCCGAATTCCTGGCCATGTCCGGTCTGGAAACGCGCTGCGCCGGCACCGGCGAGGACGCGCTGGCGCAGGCCGCCAGCTTCGACCCGCAGGCGGTGCTGGTGGACATCCTGCTGCCCGACATGGACGGCTACGAACTGGCGCGGCAACTGCGCCGGCGCAACGCCGCGTCGCGCATCTACGCCCTGAGCGGCCTGGCGCGCCACGAGCGCCACGAAGACGCCGCCAGCCTGTTCGACGGCTGGATCGAAAAACCCGCCGACCCCGACGCACTGCTGACCGTGCTGCGGCAGGCGGGCTGA